DNA from Hyalangium gracile:
AAGGGGAGCTCCAAGGGCGAGTGGGACGGCTGGCTCCGGAGCATCGTCCTCCATCAAGCCGAGCAGATGCTCCGGAAGGAGGGGAGCCAGAAGCGCAGCGCTGTGGCCACCGTCCCCTTGGATGCCGATGAGGCGCTGGAAGTGCGAGCGGCGCAGCCGAGCCCAAGCCAGCACACCGCCCACAACGAGGAGCGGCGCCTAGTCTGGACGAAGCTCTTCTCACTCAAGGGAGATCAGGGTGAAGCAGTACGACTCTATTTCATTGAGGGCCTAACAAAGGCCGAGGTGGCAAAGCAGCTGGGGCGCTCCACGATCGCCGCTGTCGACTCGCTGCTGCAGCGGGGAGTGGCAGGCCTGAAGGAGAGCGCGTCTGGAGAGACGAGCTCCGCCACGGAGGCGGCCTTCCGGATCTTCCTCCGGAAGTGCGAAGCGGGCGAGGACGTCGATCCAAAGGCCTTCGTCGCGAGTTACCCGCACTGCGCCGATGAGCTCCGGGAGATGCTCCGCTGGGTGGAGCGGCTGAAGGCGCTGAAGCGCACTGGCTCCTCCTCGAAACCGAAGGGCTGACGCACCAATGATCTCTCCAGGAGACCACGCAGGCCTGTACGTCGTCGTCCGACGCGCCGCCGTGGGTGCCACCAGCCATGTGTATGAAGGGCGCCACGCCGAGAGCGGCGAACAGGTGGCGATCAAGGTGCTCAGCCCCGAGCTGTGCATCCACGCAGAGGTGGTGGCGCGGTTCATCAACGAGGCACAGGATCTCCAGCGGCTGCGGCACCCGCACTTGGTAGCAGTGCTGACCTCAGGTGTTCTTCCCCAAGGCGCGCCGTTCATGGTTCTGGAGTGGCTTCCAGCGAACCTGCACGAGGTACTCACGGAGGCAGGACGGCGCCTGCCACCCGAGGCCTGCGTGGAGATCATCCGTCAGCTGGCGGGAGCCCTGGCCGTGCTGCACGCGCACGAGATCATTCACCGCGATCTGAAGCCCGCCAATGTGCTGTTGGCACGGCGTGAAGCGGAAGCCCGGATCGTCAAGCTCGCGGATCTGGGGCTCGCCAAGCGCGGCAAGGGAGAAGGTGCACTGACTCCTGCCCTCCCCGTCTCGACGGCAGGCAGCGCACTGCTGGGGACAAGGGAATACATCGCACCAGAGCAGTGGGTCCGCTCCAAGAGTGTGGGTCCTGCAGCCGACGTCTACTCGCTGGGAGTCCTCTGGTTCGAGATGCTGACCGGGCGTGTACCCTTCAGTGACGACGCACAGCAGGATCTGATGTACCAGCACCTGTTCTTGAAACCTCCGCTGGCGCTTCTCGAGGACGTGGCCCCTGAGCCCGTACGGGACCTAGTGGCCCGCATGTTGGAGAAGGAGGCCGAGAAGCGCCTCACCCTAGGCGAACTGCTGCAACAGCTGTAGGCGGCCTGCTAGCCACCTGTCGGCGCTTCCTTGAAAAAGGAAAAAATGCACGGGGCTACGATGGGGTCCCTCGCTTTATGGCGTCCTCACAGGTGGACGAGAGAGGTGCAGCAGGAGCTGAGCGCGTAACTCAACGAGAAAAAGCACCTGGCCGCGATGGCATTTGTTCCTCATTTGCGTCCTCTTTTCTGAGGCCCCAGATGAGCACTCCAACGCACCAACCCGAGAAGCCAGTACACCCACCCCAGCGCACAGAGGCAGCTCGCCTGCCCGCTTCAGCCGATGCGTTCTCGCAGGACCAGCATCTGCGCATCGACAGCACGCTCGCCGACATCCAGCGCATGCACAGGCAGCTCTCAGACTTTCTCCGGCGCCCGGCCCTGAAGCAGCTTGCGGCACTTGCTGGGGGGGATTACTTCCTCCATGCGGAGATCTCCACCACCTCGGAGGACAGCGCCGACGGGTTCGTCTTCGACTACATCGGCAAGAGGCTGTCGTTCACCCGCCCCTTCCTGTGGGCGCTCAGCCAAGCGAAACAGCGCCTGGGGGCCACATGGGAGGAGTTCCTTCGGCTCTTCCTGCTGCACGAGGGCTACCACATCGGCCAGAGACTGACCGGCTACAGCTACCGGGGCATTGGCCGAGCGGGCTTCGTGCTCGAAGGCATCGACTACGACGCGGACACGTTCTCGATCCAAGGCTGCCTGCAATGGCGGCGCGACAAAGAGCAGGGCTACGTGAGGGACAAGGGCGAAGTGGGGGTGCTCGCCGAGATCGTCAGGACCGTGCTCGGGGGTATCTCCGCATTCGACGAGTTCGAGGGCCGCTTCCCGCTCAGGGAACTCCCCGAGCGTCGCCTGCGCCGCTACCTCATCTGGCACATGCAGCACGCGCGTGCGGCTTCCGCGCCGAAGGGGCTGCCCCTCAGAGAGTTCGGCTTGGGCAGGCGAGTCATCGTGGAAGCACCGGGGATCCCGCTGCGGGTGGAGGAGCGCAGCGGCACGCTGCGGAGCGTCGCCTTGCTCTCGGAGCTGTCCCGCGCCTCCGAGTTGGAGATCGCGATCTACACGAACAGCCGCTTGTTCAGGTCGACCCCTGGGCAGGCCCTGGAGGTGCTGGAGGCCCTGCGCGAGAACGACCTGGACAGGGTGAAGAAGGGGTTCTTCGCCCTGTTCTTCTCCATGGGTGCGCTGGCTCCCTGGCTGGAGCAATCGACGAAGCGCCCTGGCAACGCGAGCGCCGCGGCGGTCCAGAGTCCAGCTCCCAAGGCTCCGACTGCAGGAGTTCCTGCGGGCGTGATCTCCAACACCATCACGGGAGACAACGCGAACGTGTCTAGCATCGGCCACCAGACCGTCCACATGGTCGTAAGAAGACCAAATCTCACGGGAACGGAGGCCGAGTAGGGCCATGGCCGAGCATAACGATCCTGCTTCTCCAGGGGCTGCCCCCAAGGCCCAAGGCACGGGTGGCGGTGCAGCTCTGACAGAGCCTGCCACGGACGGGGCGACGACAGGTCCCGTCATCTCGAATAAAGCCGGTGGAAGCAATGCCACTTTCAATTCGATCGGCAACCAGAACAATTACCACAACAACTTCATCAACGTGCCGAAGGAGCAGTTCGACAGGCTCATGTCCTTGGCGCAGAGGGACACCGAGGCTGCCAGGCACTTCCCTCCCCCGCGTGTGGTTCGCCAGCCGCCACCGGTGGACTGGCCTGTTTCTGAAGGCCTGCGCGTACTGCCTAATCCGCTCAGCGACCTCTTGAAGGGAGGTATCGAGAAACCGCTCAACGACGCCATCACTCGCGCCGCGGATCAGCTGTTCGAGAACCATATCCTTGTGATCGAGTGTATCGACAGCGAGCTGCAATGGGCGGCGGCGGCGGAAGTCATCCAACGCGCGAAGCTCCAGACAACCCCTGTGCGGGGGCTGGTCTCCGGCAGCTCCCCCGACCCCACCGAGGCCGCCACGAGCGGAGTACCTGAGGAGGACACCGCTGACTGGACACCCGCCAACATCATCCATCCCCAGATCAAAGATGGGCCATGTGTGATGCTGCTGGTGTTGCAAGGAGATCGAGGACAGAAGCTCATCGATCGACTCTTTCAGACGGACATCAAGACGCAGGAACTCAGCAACAAGCTGAGGGAGAAAGAGAGGCATTTGATCCTCCTCCCGCGGGGTTCCGCGCTTGAGCACCTCCGGCGTGATCACTCCGAGCGAGGGTTCCTCGGCGAAGTCCTCCAGATCAGGTTCCTGGAGCTGTGGCTGCGCAGGCACTTTCCCGAGGAAGCCGCCGTGTACGCGGCAAAGCTCCAGAAATTCCTCGAGCGCGAAGGTTGGGATGGCAACGAGAAGGAGATCTACAAACGGCTTGCCGCCCCCGGGACCGGGGAAGTCGGTCGGCAACGCCTGCGGGATCTGCTCCAGAGCGGTGACCTCGATCCAGAGGCGTTGATCACGCGGGTGAGAGCTGCGCTCGATGCCACGAACGGCGCGGATGAAGCACTGCTCACGGCGGTCTTCGTTGCCACCTTTCTGCCCCAGCTCAGCCAGCACGACTTTGTCCGCGCCGTGGAGAAGCTCCTCGAGGGCCGGGAGCGCACCGAATGGAGCCTCCCTCCCGGTACTCCTGCTGACAGCAACACCCGACCGGTGCAGACCCGGATCCCACTCGCGAAGGAATGGCGGGAGAGGCTGCGTCCGATCATGAAGAACTCCCACCTGGAGCTGCAGCTGCTTCCTGATGGAAGCAGGGGCATCGACTTCCAGGGACTCGGCATGGCCTCCAAGCTGAAGTTGCTCTTCGAGGAAGCGCCGATGTTCCTCGACCAGCAGCTCGAGCGGATCCGGACGGCCGGTCTCCTGTTCGATCGAAGCGAGGCGCTCAGCCATGCGGTGATCGAGCTTGTCACGATGGCCGCCACTCAGGATCCGATCCGATACAACGCGGAGTGGCTGCTGGGGATGCTGTTCCGGATCGACCCGGAGACGCAGGACATCCCGCTCACGGAGGATACCGCCGGAATGCACCTGGAGATGCTCGGCACCCGTCATCTGGCCGGGGCGAGCAGCCTGCTCCGCCGCCTGATCAACGTCGGGCCCGCCAGCGCCTCCGGATTGAACGAGCAGCTGAGCCAACGCGACCCCTCCCTGGTGAACGCGATCTTCGAGAAGCTGTGCCGGGTGGGCTCCACGCGCGCGGCGACCTTGCTCCTGGAGTTGGCCTGGCAGCTGCGGGACGCACCGGGCTTCGATCTGTGGCACTGGATTCGCCAGGTGATCGAACGGGGGAACGACGAGCCGCGTGACAGAGCGGTGCAGGTTCTTCAGCGCAGCCTGCAGAGCGAGGCGAGCGACGCATCGGCCGACTTCGAGCGGCTCAAGTCCTGGCTGCCCAAGGAGAAGCAGGGCGGTGGCTGGGGCTCTGTGATCGCGCAGCGGATCGTCACTGGGTGGTGCATCGCCTCCATCCACTTCGCCTCGGGCGTCCGCTCCCAGAGTGTCTCCGCCGTCGAGAGCTTCCTGAAGCGATTCACGGCACGAGGTGGGACTGCCGCAATCCGCTCTCTGGTCGAGGTCCTGCTTCGCCGGGAGATCGTCAAGACCCTGTTCACCGAGCACCACGCCCACCGGGGAGAGCTGTTGGCGGTGTTCCTGCTGCCGCCAGAGAAGGACTCCTTCGAGGTCCCAGCTCTGGGAGCCTGGCTCGAGGTCGTCGTCGGAGCGTGGAACAAGACAGTGAACGAGCTGGGCTCGGACATCGACAACACCTCGTTCCCTCACTTCCTGCTCCCAGCGCTCACGCTGGCGGCGTGGTGCGAGCTGTTCGCGGATCAGGCGGACGCAGTACCCGCCATGGCGGCCGCCCTCCGCTCTACCCTCGACGAGGAGCAGCAGAGCTCTGTGCAGCTCTGGTTGGGCATCCTGGGCAAGGTGATGCTGGCCTCCGAGGCCCAGGTGCTGGAGCAGCAGCGGCTCGGCGACGCGGAGAAGGTTCAGATCCTGGACGCGATGGCCACGCGGCGCGAGCGGATCGAGCAGCTGCAGGCCGGGATGAACCCGTCAGCATTAGAGGAGTCCAGCCATGATCAAGCTTGACGAGCTGGTGCGACGTCTCGAACGGAAGGCCTATCAACCCGGCAACGCCTCGCACTTCATCTATGATCCAGCGATCGACTCGTTCCTGGAGAAGCTCCCCCTGTTCCTGACAGGAGGGCTGCAGTTCTACCATGTCACCTGCTCGCCCATGGCAAGCCCGGATGCGAAGGGCACCATTGGTCCCATCGGCGTCAAGGATCCCGCCAATGGCACGATGCTGCGCATCGAGCTCGACTACGAGGCATGGATCGCGCCGGAGCATGCCCTGGAGGTGGTCCGCGCCGTGGCTGGCGAGAACCCAGGGAAGCGACTCGAGGAGCTGGTGGTCGAAGCTGTGCAGCAATTCGCGCGTACAACCGCTGCCACGTTCTTCAGCCGGCTGCCTGGGCGTGCGGTGGACGTTGCGCGCGAGCTGGAGCTGCGGATCTCGGAGGAGTACGGCCTGAGCCTCGAGCTGAAGCTACGGCTGCTCGGTGACCCCACTTTCTCGGAGCACCCGCTGCCGCGACTCGACATTGACGTACCGGTGCACCTGGAAGACTACGCGACGGAGCTGAACATGCAGCTCGGCGTGGTCCTCTCGGTGAGTGCTCACGATCAATTCCGCGCCACAGACGCGATGAAGCGCCAGCCGCACCTGAAGGAGACCCTGCGAGCGGTCACCCGCGAGTTCTTCGTCGATGTGAAGCTGCAGCGCTTCCGTGCTGAACTCACGGGCTCGCTGCAACAGGAGCTGTGCGAGCGCCTGAAGCAGTCGCTGTCCCAGTGGTACCTGAACTTGAAGACCCTCTCGATCACCCTGCGAACCCCACTGCCGGACGTGGCTCGGTTCGCGCATGAGGAGTCAGCGTTCACAATCGAGCTCCGCGGCTACCCGCGTCCCGTCAGCCTGCGCACCCGCGTCCAGCTCGCCCTGACTGACGAGGGCAGGTACCACCGTGCAGGCGCGCCGACGCTCAAGCAATGGGTCGAGGACAGCGCCCGGCGCATTGTGCAACAGAGCCTCTTCCACGTGCGCTACTCTCAGCTCCATGCCGACCTGACCGATTGGGAGCGACTCATCCTCAAGGAGCTTCAGGAGGCCGCCGACGCCATCGGCTATGCCGTCAAAGCGCAGATCACCACTCCGGAACTCCCTGAGCACAGGTTCAAACAACCCTTTCCGCTCGTCGTCTCGGGGCAGTTCGCCACCTCGGTGGATCACGTGAAGACGGGACTCGAGCTGGTTCTGCGCTTGCAGCTGGACCAGCTGGAGTCCGTGAAGACTGAACTCAATCGGGGCGCGGACCTCGAGAAGCTCTTCCACGATGTCGTACTCGACGAGACCACCGCCTACCTGCACACGGTGTCACCGGGTTTTCTCTTCACCCGCTTCAGCCCACCGGTGGACCACACGGGCAAGCAGGTGCTCGTGCCCCAGGAGGACAAGGACAAGCGGCGGCCGGTGACGGACGAACTGTACGACCTTATCAAGAACGTGCTCGAGAGCCGCTATGGACTGAAACTGCTCACGCTCACGGTCAAGC
Protein-coding regions in this window:
- a CDS encoding serine/threonine-protein kinase; this translates as MISPGDHAGLYVVVRRAAVGATSHVYEGRHAESGEQVAIKVLSPELCIHAEVVARFINEAQDLQRLRHPHLVAVLTSGVLPQGAPFMVLEWLPANLHEVLTEAGRRLPPEACVEIIRQLAGALAVLHAHEIIHRDLKPANVLLARREAEARIVKLADLGLAKRGKGEGALTPALPVSTAGSALLGTREYIAPEQWVRSKSVGPAADVYSLGVLWFEMLTGRVPFSDDAQQDLMYQHLFLKPPLALLEDVAPEPVRDLVARMLEKEAEKRLTLGELLQQL
- a CDS encoding sigma-70 family RNA polymerase sigma factor — translated: MGPPPVPGRSIEELIRQARAGEEGSLEELIRRYQRKMGMWAEERGCLERPGGVRPSDISQEAALLVYQRFISFKGSSKGEWDGWLRSIVLHQAEQMLRKEGSQKRSAVATVPLDADEALEVRAAQPSPSQHTAHNEERRLVWTKLFSLKGDQGEAVRLYFIEGLTKAEVAKQLGRSTIAAVDSLLQRGVAGLKESASGETSSATEAAFRIFLRKCEAGEDVDPKAFVASYPHCADELREMLRWVERLKALKRTGSSSKPKG